The Streptomyces puniciscabiei genomic interval GCAGCTCCACCGGTGCGTTCGGGTCCGACAGATGCACCTCCAGCAGCGTTCTGTTGATCGCGAGCGGGGTGCGCAGCTCGTGGGAGGCGTTGCCGACGAAGCGCTGCTGGGCGGTGAAGGCCCGTTGCAGCCGCTCCAGCATGTCGTCGAAGGTGTCCGCCAGCTCCTTCAGCTCGTCGTCCGGGCCGTCCAGCTCGATGCGGCGGGACAGGTCCGAACCGGCCACCTGGCGGGCGGTGCGGGTGATCCGGCCGAGCGGGGACAGCACGCGGCCGGCCATCGCGTAACCGAACGCGAACGCGATCACGGCGAGGCCCAGCAGGGCCAGCAGCGAGCGGCTGAGCAGGTTGTCCAGGGCCGCCTGGCGCTGGTGGTCCACGCACTGGGCGATCGCGTCGTTGAACTCCGACAGCGGCAGGCTGGTGGTGTTGATCGCGGGGCAGTTGTCGCTGGAGACCCGGATCGACGTACCGCTGACGATCTTGAACAGCGGCTGGTTGCCGGTGCTGATCGCCTGGGCGGCCAGCAGGTAGATGATCGACAGCAGCAGGATGCCGGCGATCAGGAACATGCCGCCGTACAGCAGCGTGAGCCTTATGCGGATGGTCGGGCGCAGCCACGGGAAGGGGGGCTGTGGCCTTCTGGGGTCCCAGGTGGGCTTCGGCGGCGCCTGGGGCGGCGCGGGGGTGGCGGCCATGGCGGATCAGATCCGGTAGCCGGAGCCGGGCACGGTGACGATCACCGGCGGCTCGCCCAGCTTGCGCCGCAGGGTCATCACCGTCACCCGCACGACGTTGGTGAACGGGTCGGTGTTCTCGTCCCAGGCCTTCTCCAGCAGCTGCTCGGCCGAGACCACCGCGCCCTCGCTGCGCATGAGCACCTCCAGCACCGCGAACTCCTTGGGTGCGAGCTGGATCTCCTTGCCGTCGCGGAAGACCTCGCGGCGGTTCGGGTCCAGCTTGATGCCGGCGCGCTCCAGGACCGGCGGCAGGGGAACGCTCGTACGACGGCCGAGGGCGCGCACGCGCGCGATCAGCTCGCTGAACGCGAACGGCTTGGGCAGATAGTCGTCGGCGCCGATCTCCAGGCCCTCGACACGGTCGCTGACGTCACCGGACGCCGTGAGCATGAGCACGCGCGTGGGCATGCCCAGCTCGACGATCTTGCGGCAGACGTCGTCCCCGTGCACCAGCGGGAGGTCGCGGTCGAGGACGACCACGTCGTAGTCGTTGACGCCGATGCGCTCCAGGGCGGCCGCACCGTCGTACACGACGTCGACGGCCATGGCCTCCCGGCGCAGTCCGGTGGCCACCGCATCGGCGAGCAGCTGCTCGTCCTCGACGACGAGTACGCGCACGTCGCTTGTCCTTCCTCAAGGTCCACCCGCGTAGCGCGCCGTGGGCGCGTGCGGGCAGGGCTGTTCGTGGGGTGTGACCTCCATCCTGCCCTTTTCGGCCGTAAGTCGGCTGTAAGGCGGGTTGTGGACCGCACAGACCGGCGCCCCGGGGCAGGAATACGAGATTTTCTCCTCCGGTTGAGGTTTCCGGGTGAGGGAGCGGGGGGAGGACGGCTTTACACCCCGCGATCACGCTCTGCATGTGCCGCAGCACCATGCGGTACTCCGCGATCCGCTTGTTGCAGAGTGGGCGCGGGTGTCCGGCACCGTCGCCGCCCGGCAGGGCAGCGCTGGGCACCCGCGAGAGACGTGATCGCCCCTTTCCCAACAGGCACACCCCCGTGCCACCGACCCACGACCCAGGACGAGGGGGCGCAGCATGGACGCTTTCACCGCAGGACTTCTGCAGCGCATAAGGGCGACCGAGTCCGACCTGTCGCGGGCTCGTGACGAGGGCGACGACTTCCTCGTCGAGGTGGAGCAGGCAGAGCTCGACGACCTGCGACGCCTCGCCGCCGACCACGGTGTGGAGGTCGGCGCGTCACGCGTCTGATCGGCCCGAAAGCGCAAGAGGGGACCCCGGCGAATCCAGCGCCGGGGTCCCTTTGCGTGTGCGGGTGCCGATCGCTTTCAGTCGTGCCAGGCCCCGAAGTCCTCCAGCAGGCCCTGCAGCGGCTCGAAGACCCCCGGCGAGCCGGCGACGGTGAGGTCCCGCGACGGACCTTCGCCCGGCCGCCCGCCGACCAGGGCGCCGGCCTCCCGGGCGATCAGGTCACCCGCGGCGAAGTCCCACGCGTTGAGCCCCCGCTCGTAGTACCCGTCGAGCCGGCCGCAGGCCACGTCGCACAGGTCGACCGCGGCCGAGCCGCTGCGCCGGATGTCCCGCAGCAGCGGGATCAGCCGGGCGGCCACCTCGGCCTGGTGGGTGCGGACCTCGGCGACGTAGTTGAAGCCGGTGGAGACCAGCGCCTGGTCGAGTGGGGGCGCGGGGCGGCAGGCGAGCGCCCGCTCGCCCTCCCATGCGCCGGTGGCCCACGCGCCACCCCCGCGCACGGCGTGGTACGTCTCGCCGCGCATCGGGGCCGCGACGACCCCGGCGACCGTCTCCCCGTCCCGCTCGGCCGCGATGGACACCGCCCAGGTCGGCAGCCCGTACAGGTAGTTCACCGTGCCGTCGAGCGGGTCGATCACCCAGCGCACGCCGCTGGACCCCTCGACGGAGGCGCCCTCCTCGCCGAGGAAGCCGTCGTCGGGGCGCCGGCCGGAGATCAGATCGGTGATCAGCTTCTCCGCCGCGATGTCCATCTCGGTGACGACGTCGATCGGGCTGGACTTGGTCCTCGCCACGGCCAGGTCGGCCGGACGCCCGTCCCGCAGCAGCTCGCCGGCGCGGCGGGCGGCCTCCTGGGCCAGTTCCAGCAGTTCCCGGTGCAGGGGGTCGGTCACGGGTCTCCTCACGCGTAGGGGCTGTCGGCACCGGCGGCGGCCGGGTGGGACGCACGGGCGGGGCAGCAGCCGACCGGGCAGAGGTTGTGGCTCGCGCCCAGGGCGCCCAGAGCGCAGGGAGTGACCTCCTGGCCGCGCTCCACGGCGGCGCGCTCCACGATCAGGTCGCGGACGGCGGCGGCGAACCGGGGGTCGGCGCCCACGGTGGCCGAGCGGCGCACCGGCAGGCCCAGTTCCCCGGCCTTGGCCGTGGCCTCGGTGTCGAGGTCGTACAGGACCTCCATGTGGTCCGAGACGAACCCGATGGGCGCCATGACCACGGCCGGGACGCCCGCCGCGTGCCGCTCCTCGAGGTGGTCGCAGATGTCCGGCTCCAGCCACGGGATGTGCGGGGCTCCGGAGCGGGACTGGTAGACGAGCCGCCAGGGGTGGTCGACGCCGGTGCGCTCGCGGACGGCGTCGGCGATCAGCTGGGCCACCTCCAGATGCTGCTCGACGTAGGCACCGCCCTCGCCGTGGGCCTCGACGGGGCCGGAGGTGTCGGCGGCGGAGGCCGGGATGGAGTGGGTGGTGAAGGCGATGTGGGCGCCCGCGCGGACGTCCTCGGAGAGGTCTTCGAGGGAGCGCAGCACCCCGTCGATCATGGGCTCGACGAAGCCGGGGTGGTTGAAGTAGTGCCGCAGCTTGTCGATCTTCGGCAGCTGAAGGCCCTCCGCCTCCAGTGTGGCCAGCGCGTCGGCGAGGTTCTCGCGGTACTGCCGGCAGCCCGAGTAGGAGGCGTAGGCGCTGGTGGCGAGCACGAGGATGCGGCGGCGGCCGTCTGCGGCCATCTCGCGCAGGGTGTCCGTCAGATACGGCGCCCAGTTGCGGTTGCCCCAGTAGACCGGCAGGTCCAGGCCGTGTTCGGCGAAGTCCTTGCGCAGGGCGTCCAGCAGGGCGCGGTTCTGGTCGTTGATGGGGCTGACCCCGCCGAACAGGAAGTAGTGCTGCCCGACTTCCTTCAGGCGTTCCTTCGGGATGCCGCGCCCGCGCGTGACGTTCTCCAGGAACGGGACCACGTCGTCCGGGCCTTCGGGACCGCCGAAGGAGAGCAGGAGCAGGGCGTCGTAGGGGGTGGCATCGAGCGCGTCTGGCATGTCTCGATCCTGCCACCCGGTACTGACAGCCGGGCAACGGCGGGGTGAAGAGTCGGATTCCAGTCGGTTCATGGCGGTTTTTCCCCCCGAGTTTCCCCGACCGGACGAGGTGCAATTAGGGTCCCCTAACCGTAATCTGTATCGGCCGCATTCGCGCCTTACCGAGCCGCTTCGGAGACCCCGTGCCCAGCCCCTACAGAGCCCTGTTCACCGAACCCGGCACCAAGGCGTTCTCCGCCGCGGGATTCCTCGGCCGGATGCCGCTGTCGATGATGGGCATCGGTGTGGTCACGATGGTCTCCCAGCTGACCGGACGGTACCGGCTCGCGGGCGCCCTGTCGGCCGCCATCG includes:
- a CDS encoding response regulator transcription factor, whose translation is MRVLVVEDEQLLADAVATGLRREAMAVDVVYDGAAALERIGVNDYDVVVLDRDLPLVHGDDVCRKIVELGMPTRVLMLTASGDVSDRVEGLEIGADDYLPKPFAFSELIARVRALGRRTSVPLPPVLERAGIKLDPNRREVFRDGKEIQLAPKEFAVLEVLMRSEGAVVSAEQLLEKAWDENTDPFTNVVRVTVMTLRRKLGEPPVIVTVPGSGYRI
- a CDS encoding inositol monophosphatase family protein; translated protein: MTDPLHRELLELAQEAARRAGELLRDGRPADLAVARTKSSPIDVVTEMDIAAEKLITDLISGRRPDDGFLGEEGASVEGSSGVRWVIDPLDGTVNYLYGLPTWAVSIAAERDGETVAGVVAAPMRGETYHAVRGGGAWATGAWEGERALACRPAPPLDQALVSTGFNYVAEVRTHQAEVAARLIPLLRDIRRSGSAAVDLCDVACGRLDGYYERGLNAWDFAAGDLIAREAGALVGGRPGEGPSRDLTVAGSPGVFEPLQGLLEDFGAWHD
- a CDS encoding ferrochelatase, with the translated sequence MPDALDATPYDALLLLSFGGPEGPDDVVPFLENVTRGRGIPKERLKEVGQHYFLFGGVSPINDQNRALLDALRKDFAEHGLDLPVYWGNRNWAPYLTDTLREMAADGRRRILVLATSAYASYSGCRQYRENLADALATLEAEGLQLPKIDKLRHYFNHPGFVEPMIDGVLRSLEDLSEDVRAGAHIAFTTHSIPASAADTSGPVEAHGEGGAYVEQHLEVAQLIADAVRERTGVDHPWRLVYQSRSGAPHIPWLEPDICDHLEERHAAGVPAVVMAPIGFVSDHMEVLYDLDTEATAKAGELGLPVRRSATVGADPRFAAAVRDLIVERAAVERGQEVTPCALGALGASHNLCPVGCCPARASHPAAAGADSPYA
- a CDS encoding sensor histidine kinase, with product MAATPAPPQAPPKPTWDPRRPQPPFPWLRPTIRIRLTLLYGGMFLIAGILLLSIIYLLAAQAISTGNQPLFKIVSGTSIRVSSDNCPAINTTSLPLSEFNDAIAQCVDHQRQAALDNLLSRSLLALLGLAVIAFAFGYAMAGRVLSPLGRITRTARQVAGSDLSRRIELDGPDDELKELADTFDDMLERLQRAFTAQQRFVGNASHELRTPLAINRTLLEVHLSDPNAPVELQQLGKTLLATNERSEQLVEGLLLLARSDNQIVERGPVDLAEVASQAIDQVHAEAEAKGVKIRGERKPAVVQGNGVLLERIALNLVQNAVRYNVPEDGWVEVNTEVQHGQAVLTVTNTGPVVPAYEIDNLFEPFRRLRTERTGSDKGVGLGLSIVRSVARAHGGHIVAQPREGGGLVMRVTLPL